Proteins encoded together in one Terriglobus saanensis SP1PR4 window:
- a CDS encoding FmdE family protein, whose product MELEALLKEAEIAHGHLCAGQVLGVRMAMHACDLLKIAEPRGKDRKRLVTFVEIDRCATDAIGVVTGCRLGKRALKFVDWGKMAATFVDLTRVAADDVYGGVRIAALESSRELARERFSEIEQKNVQQMTAYRELSDAELFSVEWVEVPLPANEFPGYKGGRVACAICGEGINYGRGVLRDDELICGGCAAPESRYYKVVAP is encoded by the coding sequence ATGGAACTCGAAGCCCTCCTCAAAGAAGCAGAGATAGCCCACGGCCACCTCTGCGCAGGCCAGGTCCTGGGCGTCCGCATGGCCATGCATGCCTGCGATCTGCTCAAGATCGCAGAACCCCGCGGCAAAGATCGCAAGCGCCTCGTCACCTTCGTCGAAATCGACCGCTGCGCCACCGACGCCATCGGCGTCGTCACAGGTTGCCGTCTGGGCAAGCGCGCCCTCAAGTTCGTCGACTGGGGAAAGATGGCCGCGACCTTCGTCGACCTCACCCGCGTCGCTGCCGACGACGTTTACGGCGGAGTCCGCATCGCCGCTCTGGAGAGTTCACGAGAACTCGCCCGCGAGCGTTTTTCCGAGATCGAACAGAAAAACGTACAGCAGATGACCGCCTATCGCGAACTCTCCGACGCCGAACTCTTCTCCGTGGAGTGGGTCGAAGTCCCTCTGCCCGCAAACGAGTTTCCCGGATACAAAGGCGGCCGTGTAGCCTGCGCCATCTGCGGCGAGGGAATCAACTACGGACGGGGCGTTCTGCGCGACGACGAACTGATCTGCGGCGGTTGCGCCGCTCCGGAATCGCGTTATTACAAAGTGGTCGCCCCATGA
- a CDS encoding nuclear transport factor 2 family protein, translating to MPKFFHRRAWLTAAAAMLLVAVPSHAFLTHGKGSHKKSDTKAIQALEDQWHDALMHGDSSAMAPILADDFLGVSANGTLTDKAQYLKRVSAGRYVFRKIDVEDSKTRLHDDTAIVVSLAHIEATLEGIELAGKYRYTRVYRRIPAGGWKLINFEATRVSGAGEGDLRGGVPIKEPTH from the coding sequence ATGCCAAAGTTTTTTCATCGACGAGCATGGCTTACAGCGGCGGCGGCGATGCTGCTTGTCGCCGTCCCGTCGCACGCCTTTCTGACCCACGGAAAAGGCAGTCACAAGAAGAGCGATACCAAGGCCATCCAAGCGCTGGAAGACCAGTGGCACGACGCCCTGATGCACGGGGACTCCTCCGCCATGGCGCCGATTCTGGCGGATGACTTTCTCGGCGTTTCCGCCAACGGAACTCTGACGGACAAGGCGCAGTACCTCAAGCGCGTCTCGGCGGGTCGATATGTCTTCCGAAAAATCGACGTGGAAGATTCGAAGACGCGTCTGCATGACGACACGGCCATCGTCGTCTCTCTCGCCCACATCGAGGCGACCTTGGAGGGCATTGAGCTGGCCGGCAAGTATCGCTACACGCGCGTCTACCGCCGCATTCCCGCCGGTGGATGGAAGTTGATCAACTTTGAAGCGACACGCGTCTCCGGTGCGGGTGAGGGAGATCTTCGCGGCGGCGTTCCGATCAAGGAACCAACGCATTAG
- a CDS encoding adenylosuccinate synthase, translating into MTTKKTAVVLGAQWGDEGKGKIVDVLSEKFNVVARYAGGHNAGHTVIIKGKKFVLHLIPCGVLRPGCKGVIGNGVVLDPAAFLAEVKMLKEQGFPVGEQLFVSNRAQVILPYHRMIELAAETAPGRTKIGTTRRGIGPAYEDKIHRNGLRVVDLMNPALLRTHITNACHEKNSIAHALFGTEPLNPAKIYEEYARLADQVAPFVTDTAVLLNNAIADGESVMFEGAQGALLDIDHGTYPFVTSSSSTSGGAVTGTGVSPTAIGTVIGVTKAYVTRVGEGPFPTEDMTQYGEELRERGQEYGATTGRPRRCGWLDLPLLRYSNMVNGTEWLVVTKLDVLDSMDEIPVCTSYEIDGEETDLIPADVRGFESIVPIYTKLPGWKTSTEGITEFDKLPQAAQDYLRFLERESRAKIGMVSTGPDREQTITMPDFTAAIG; encoded by the coding sequence GTGACGACAAAGAAGACAGCAGTGGTGCTTGGTGCGCAATGGGGCGATGAAGGTAAAGGCAAGATCGTTGATGTTTTAAGTGAAAAGTTCAATGTCGTAGCACGGTATGCCGGTGGACATAATGCAGGCCACACGGTCATCATCAAGGGCAAAAAATTCGTTCTGCACCTCATCCCCTGTGGCGTTCTGCGTCCGGGATGCAAGGGCGTGATCGGCAACGGCGTCGTGCTCGACCCCGCCGCCTTCCTGGCCGAGGTCAAGATGTTGAAAGAGCAGGGTTTCCCCGTAGGAGAGCAGCTCTTTGTCTCCAACCGTGCACAGGTGATCCTGCCCTACCACCGCATGATCGAACTCGCAGCGGAGACGGCCCCAGGCCGCACGAAGATCGGCACTACCCGCCGCGGCATTGGACCCGCGTATGAAGACAAGATTCACCGCAATGGCCTGCGTGTTGTCGACCTGATGAACCCGGCGCTTCTGCGGACCCACATCACCAACGCCTGCCATGAGAAGAACTCCATTGCGCACGCTCTCTTTGGCACCGAACCCCTCAACCCGGCAAAGATCTACGAAGAGTACGCCCGCCTGGCCGACCAGGTCGCCCCGTTCGTCACGGACACCGCCGTCCTTCTGAACAACGCCATCGCCGACGGTGAGAGCGTGATGTTTGAAGGCGCCCAGGGCGCTCTGCTAGACATCGACCACGGCACGTATCCCTTTGTGACCTCGTCCTCTTCCACCTCCGGCGGTGCAGTCACCGGAACAGGCGTCAGCCCCACGGCCATCGGCACCGTCATCGGCGTCACCAAGGCGTACGTCACTCGCGTCGGTGAAGGCCCCTTCCCCACCGAAGACATGACGCAGTACGGCGAAGAGCTTCGCGAGCGCGGTCAGGAGTACGGCGCAACCACCGGACGCCCGCGTCGCTGCGGCTGGCTCGATCTGCCCCTGCTGCGCTACAGCAACATGGTGAACGGAACCGAGTGGCTGGTCGTTACCAAGCTGGATGTTCTGGATTCCATGGACGAGATCCCAGTCTGCACCTCGTACGAGATCGACGGCGAGGAGACCGACCTGATTCCCGCGGATGTGCGCGGATTTGAGTCCATCGTGCCGATCTACACCAAGCTCCCCGGCTGGAAGACCTCCACCGAGGGCATCACCGAGTTCGACAAGCTTCCCCAGGCGGCGCAGGATTACCTGCGATTCCTGGAACGGGAGTCTCGCGCCAAGATCGGCATGGTCTCCACAGGCCCCGATCGTGAACAGACCATTACGATGCCAGACTTTACCGCGGCAATCGGATAG
- a CDS encoding acyltransferase family protein has translation MNDVLSEKDKAFTIPSRRDSRGRYRGLDTIRGLAAAVVVLDHIELFNSQEHFAHIPDSLVRSIGVIWNGPAAVIVFFIISGFCIHLPYRGSRPIELGPYFARRLVRVGLPAAIAFSYSAFFFHARDFVSTFNAFSILWSVLCELIYYFLYPLLRKLSFSFSWVKMILVSYLGSLAVLLTHTGVLREMQNNYPAMGPQLTWFIGLPCWIMGCWLAESVERFPTLNQISIWALRGSIVAIAVVLRIIKFHVHSPYASNTLTLNLFAFLACFWLGCEIRRFEEKRPVPFLEWTGTWSYSVYLVHTLVPESITLFGTVGMLSLLTGSHLQLLLIIFVMSYLFHRVIEVPSHKLAVWVSRRMKSHKIGRNTPTSIPAVPTISES, from the coding sequence ATGAACGACGTTCTCTCGGAGAAAGATAAGGCCTTCACTATTCCATCCAGGAGAGATTCCCGAGGGCGTTACCGCGGTCTGGACACAATCCGCGGGCTAGCCGCTGCGGTGGTTGTCTTAGACCATATCGAATTGTTCAATTCGCAAGAGCACTTCGCTCACATCCCCGATTCTCTGGTTAGATCGATCGGCGTTATTTGGAATGGGCCTGCAGCGGTCATTGTGTTTTTCATCATTAGCGGATTCTGTATTCATCTGCCTTATCGCGGCAGCCGACCCATCGAATTGGGTCCGTATTTCGCTCGAAGGCTTGTCAGGGTCGGATTACCAGCGGCCATAGCGTTTAGTTACAGCGCCTTCTTTTTCCACGCTCGCGACTTTGTGAGTACCTTCAATGCCTTCAGCATACTTTGGAGTGTGCTATGCGAATTGATTTACTACTTTCTGTATCCCCTTCTGCGCAAACTCAGCTTTTCCTTCAGCTGGGTAAAGATGATTCTTGTTAGTTACCTTGGCAGCCTTGCGGTTCTTCTTACACACACAGGCGTACTAAGAGAGATGCAAAATAATTATCCGGCTATGGGGCCACAACTTACCTGGTTTATCGGCCTCCCGTGCTGGATTATGGGTTGCTGGCTTGCCGAATCCGTTGAGCGCTTTCCCACGCTGAATCAGATCTCCATCTGGGCGTTGCGAGGGTCGATCGTGGCGATCGCTGTCGTATTGAGAATCATCAAATTTCACGTGCACTCCCCCTACGCAAGCAACACCCTCACCCTCAATCTCTTCGCGTTCCTGGCTTGCTTCTGGCTAGGCTGTGAGATTCGCCGCTTCGAGGAAAAGCGCCCAGTTCCATTTCTGGAGTGGACCGGAACATGGAGTTATTCCGTGTACCTCGTTCATACGCTCGTTCCGGAAAGCATCACCCTTTTCGGAACCGTTGGCATGTTGTCGTTACTCACAGGATCGCATTTGCAGTTGCTCCTGATCATCTTCGTGATGTCCTATCTCTTCCATCGGGTGATCGAAGTGCCCTCGCATAAACTGGCAGTCTGGGTGAGCCGGCGGATGAAGTCGCATAAGATCGGCCGCAATACGCCAACGTCGATTCCCGCTGTACCGACGATTTCCGAGAGCTAG
- a CDS encoding IS30 family transposase, whose translation MGICYGQLDDFERVVIQSQLQMGWRPASIAAGLQRSRSTVTRELRRNGWKRSCESSAQSRRWGNGGYVARRAGQRARQAHRKPRVERKLVPGTPLWTEVRRYLHQRLSPFQIASTLSRMPEPVRISHETIYTALYAMPRGELRTELLRLLRRKRPQRGTRDPNRHQRPFVDGMTLIDERPTEVDERLVPGHWEGDLIKGRMNRSRVGTLVERTTLFLALVKLEDGRAETTANAFATILNRFQSPMRLTLTYDQGREMAQHRTLTEKSGVKVYFAHPHSPWERGINENTNGLVREYLPKGQDLSVYSQQQLDEIAMQLNARIRKSLGNKAPAELFLPKGDFDFVHFWQNPDKVKNVALES comes from the coding sequence ATGGGGATTTGTTATGGTCAGCTGGATGATTTTGAACGTGTTGTGATTCAGAGTCAGCTTCAGATGGGTTGGAGACCAGCGTCGATCGCCGCCGGTCTGCAGCGTTCGCGATCGACGGTGACGCGGGAGCTGCGCCGCAACGGCTGGAAGCGGTCTTGCGAGAGCAGTGCGCAGAGCCGTCGCTGGGGCAACGGCGGCTACGTGGCGCGGCGTGCCGGCCAGCGGGCGCGGCAGGCTCATCGCAAGCCCCGCGTGGAGCGGAAGCTGGTGCCGGGCACTCCGTTATGGACCGAAGTTCGCCGGTATCTTCACCAGCGCTTGAGTCCGTTCCAGATCGCGTCCACACTGTCACGTATGCCCGAGCCTGTGCGCATCTCGCACGAGACCATCTACACCGCGCTGTACGCCATGCCGCGCGGCGAGCTGCGCACGGAGCTGCTGCGCCTTCTGCGACGCAAGCGTCCCCAGCGCGGCACACGCGATCCCAACCGCCACCAGCGGCCCTTCGTGGACGGCATGACCCTGATCGACGAGCGGCCCACCGAGGTGGACGAGCGTCTCGTTCCCGGCCACTGGGAGGGCGACCTCATCAAGGGCAGGATGAACCGCTCCCGCGTCGGCACCCTGGTCGAGCGCACCACGCTCTTCCTCGCCCTGGTCAAGCTCGAGGACGGTCGCGCCGAGACCACCGCCAACGCCTTCGCCACCATCCTCAACCGCTTCCAGAGCCCCATGCGCCTCACCCTCACCTACGACCAGGGAAGGGAGATGGCCCAGCACCGCACCCTCACAGAGAAGTCTGGCGTCAAGGTCTACTTCGCCCATCCCCACAGCCCATGGGAAAGAGGCATCAACGAAAACACCAACGGCCTGGTCCGTGAATACCTCCCCAAGGGACAGGACCTCAGCGTTTACTCCCAGCAGCAACTCGACGAAATCGCCATGCAGCTCAACGCAAGAATCAGAAAATCCCTCGGAAACAAAGCCCCAGCTGAACTCTTCCTCCCAAAAGGAGACTTCGACTTCGTACACTTCTGGCAAAACCCAGATAAAGTAAAAAATGTTGCACTTGAATCCTGA
- a CDS encoding DUF2339 domain-containing protein, which translates to MGILAILLCLGLFVYIHWLDQQRRSDTDSLRRLLDDANKQIESLRQAIARMSSTVQRPLDQPSAQKETVHEPASIPVPYPVPAKPIAPLDTPPQQLHETPALLEPAFTPPPVERPAKKSIEQSLGTNWLNRLGITLLVFGVALFLAYQLTHIGALGKVIAGLVLSGALLGGGLWLERKLQYQVFARAFIGGGWALLFLTIYAAHYFEATRILDSEFVDLVLLFLVGAGMVLHSLRYRSQVVTGLAFLLAFSTVTLSQVTVYSLLASALLALGLEIVCVREGWFALEIAGIAAAYSNHFFWLDQTLSKAGGQGHPFAEFWPSTAVLLLFYLIFRIGYVLRTPQTEQAESHSGAAAVLNSAAILFVMRYQSFHPEWAFRALLCFGALELVFAFVVRSRKRPKAFAILATLASVLLLAAIPFRYRDATWPMLWLAEGEALFLAGFFLREKIFRWIGSLALLASVLILTLNHLSLFDGTSTTDDSMLIAITYVLAAVLLWINAEWLYPGLRLTPNDRELPLLQTGSFTAASCAAVALWIWFPFATTIFAWAALALLLLETGTRFRSVVLRTQAYGVLAITLLRLFLVNFTGNQNRIAAAIVVMAACAACSERLRRSTETSNIERRLISGFAATAATTVLSTLLYLELRQEWLIVGWAAMVVIQTAAALLRDGIRVRAQALLLAGMVVVRVLLVNFSLASWRGWPFWVATGLLFAVVPIAFLLRRKPIETSNLLLRKPEQLLFFLPLALIVAWLGIEIENAWLTLSWSVLGVLVFLLALAVSERSYRLAGVGLLLLGVAKLVFFDVWQLEETARYLSLIGVGIALLGVSFLYSRYADRLKEYL; encoded by the coding sequence ATGGGAATCCTCGCAATCCTTCTCTGCCTGGGCCTTTTCGTTTATATCCACTGGCTGGATCAACAACGCAGGTCTGACACAGATAGCCTTCGTAGGCTGCTCGACGACGCCAACAAACAGATCGAATCGCTCCGTCAAGCCATAGCCCGCATGAGCTCAACTGTGCAGCGGCCCCTCGATCAACCTTCCGCGCAAAAAGAGACCGTTCACGAACCAGCCTCTATTCCCGTTCCCTATCCTGTACCGGCCAAACCCATCGCACCGCTCGACACCCCACCGCAGCAACTACATGAAACCCCTGCGCTCTTAGAGCCAGCCTTCACACCTCCACCAGTGGAACGCCCTGCAAAAAAATCCATCGAGCAGAGCCTCGGCACCAACTGGCTCAATCGTCTCGGAATCACCCTCCTGGTCTTCGGCGTGGCCCTCTTCCTTGCCTATCAACTCACGCATATCGGCGCGCTGGGTAAGGTCATCGCAGGCCTCGTCCTCAGTGGCGCCCTTCTCGGCGGAGGCCTCTGGCTGGAGCGCAAGCTGCAATATCAGGTCTTCGCCCGCGCCTTCATTGGAGGAGGCTGGGCACTCCTCTTCCTGACGATCTACGCAGCGCATTACTTCGAAGCCACGCGCATCCTCGACAGCGAATTTGTCGACCTCGTTCTCCTCTTCCTCGTGGGCGCGGGCATGGTGCTTCACTCGCTGCGTTACCGTTCGCAGGTGGTCACCGGACTGGCCTTCCTCCTCGCTTTTTCGACCGTTACACTCTCGCAGGTCACCGTCTACAGCCTGCTCGCCTCCGCTTTGCTGGCACTCGGTCTGGAGATCGTCTGCGTGCGCGAAGGCTGGTTTGCACTGGAGATCGCAGGCATCGCCGCCGCTTACTCCAATCACTTCTTCTGGCTCGACCAAACTCTCTCCAAAGCGGGCGGCCAGGGTCATCCCTTCGCTGAATTCTGGCCCTCCACTGCGGTTCTTCTGCTCTTCTATCTCATCTTCCGGATCGGATATGTTCTCCGAACGCCGCAGACCGAACAGGCGGAGTCGCACTCCGGGGCCGCAGCCGTGCTGAACTCCGCGGCGATCCTCTTCGTCATGCGCTACCAAAGCTTCCATCCGGAGTGGGCCTTCCGTGCGCTTCTCTGCTTCGGCGCACTGGAACTCGTCTTCGCCTTCGTCGTCCGCTCGCGCAAACGCCCCAAAGCCTTCGCCATCCTCGCCACGCTCGCCAGTGTTCTTCTCCTTGCCGCCATTCCCTTCCGTTATCGGGACGCCACGTGGCCCATGCTCTGGCTTGCGGAAGGCGAAGCACTCTTTCTCGCAGGCTTCTTCCTGCGGGAAAAGATCTTTCGCTGGATCGGCAGCCTGGCGCTTCTTGCAAGCGTCCTCATCCTTACGCTGAACCATCTCTCGCTCTTCGACGGAACCTCGACCACAGACGACAGCATGCTGATCGCCATAACGTATGTCCTGGCCGCCGTTTTGCTTTGGATCAATGCAGAGTGGCTGTACCCCGGCCTCCGACTTACACCGAACGATCGGGAATTACCCTTGCTCCAAACCGGCTCTTTTACCGCGGCGTCCTGCGCGGCCGTCGCACTTTGGATCTGGTTTCCTTTCGCCACAACCATCTTCGCCTGGGCTGCTCTTGCATTGCTTCTACTGGAAACCGGTACTCGCTTCCGGTCCGTCGTTCTCCGGACACAGGCTTATGGGGTGCTTGCAATCACCCTGCTTCGACTCTTCCTTGTGAACTTCACAGGGAATCAGAACCGGATCGCTGCCGCCATCGTCGTCATGGCAGCCTGCGCCGCCTGCAGTGAACGCCTTCGTCGCAGCACAGAGACGAGCAACATCGAACGTCGCCTCATCTCAGGCTTCGCAGCTACGGCGGCAACGACGGTACTTTCCACTCTGCTCTATCTGGAACTCCGTCAAGAATGGCTCATCGTCGGTTGGGCCGCCATGGTCGTCATACAAACAGCGGCCGCTCTTTTGCGCGACGGCATCCGCGTCCGCGCGCAGGCGCTCCTTCTCGCTGGCATGGTCGTGGTGCGTGTGCTCCTTGTCAATTTTTCGCTTGCGTCCTGGCGAGGATGGCCATTCTGGGTAGCCACAGGACTCTTATTCGCAGTCGTGCCGATTGCCTTCCTTCTACGCAGAAAGCCAATCGAAACCAGCAATCTCCTCCTGAGAAAACCAGAACAGCTTCTCTTCTTCCTTCCGCTCGCACTCATCGTCGCGTGGCTGGGTATCGAGATTGAAAATGCCTGGCTCACACTCTCCTGGAGCGTTCTGGGTGTCCTCGTCTTCCTCCTCGCACTCGCTGTAAGTGAAAGAAGCTACCGCCTGGCCGGGGTCGGACTTCTGCTCCTCGGTGTCGCAAAGCTTGTCTTCTTCGACGTCTGGCAACTGGAAGAGACCGCCCGCTATCTCTCGCTGATCGGCGTAGGCATCGCCCTGCTCGGCGTCAGCTTCCTCTACTCCCGCTACGCCGACCGCCTCAAAGAGTACTTGTAG
- a CDS encoding putative quinol monooxygenase, protein MVTFTVRMKFTMEDHDEVERVLRALTAETRKEPGCVSYICHFVDGDAETVLIYEQYRDQAAVEAHRQSPHFEKYAVGGLYQMMKLREIENLAAVS, encoded by the coding sequence ATGGTGACGTTCACGGTTCGGATGAAATTTACGATGGAAGACCACGACGAGGTGGAGCGCGTCCTGCGGGCACTGACCGCAGAGACGCGCAAAGAGCCCGGCTGCGTCAGCTACATCTGTCATTTTGTGGATGGAGATGCGGAAACGGTCTTGATCTACGAGCAGTACCGCGATCAGGCCGCCGTGGAAGCACATCGCCAGTCACCGCACTTTGAAAAGTACGCCGTGGGTGGCCTCTACCAGATGATGAAACTTCGCGAGATAGAAAACCTCGCGGCCGTCTCCTGA
- the mutM gene encoding bifunctional DNA-formamidopyrimidine glycosylase/DNA-(apurinic or apyrimidinic site) lyase, translating into MPELPEVETVANGVHERVHGRRIQHVTLGTKPEPLKSPAALIEETLTGARIERVHRVGKTIVFDLLRDKKPAQFTVHLGMTGRLLVSKGEVEVPPHTHAILALDDEREIRFVDPRRFGRLAVIAPQTTYAGTGQEPLTIGLEDFIALFRSRKTPIKAALLNQSLLHGVGNIYADESLFRAGIRPKRQAGRLTRAELARLHTALKDVLKHAIQLGGSSVSDYVDADGVRGFFQLEHKVYMRTGQPCLVCETPIKKITVGGRSTHFCPVCQI; encoded by the coding sequence GTGCCTGAGCTTCCTGAGGTAGAAACCGTAGCGAATGGTGTCCACGAGCGCGTACATGGCCGCCGCATTCAGCACGTCACGCTAGGCACGAAGCCGGAGCCGCTGAAATCCCCGGCAGCACTGATCGAAGAGACGCTGACGGGGGCGCGGATCGAGCGGGTTCATCGCGTGGGAAAGACGATTGTCTTCGATCTGCTGCGGGATAAAAAGCCCGCTCAGTTCACAGTGCATCTGGGGATGACGGGGCGTCTGCTGGTTTCGAAGGGAGAGGTGGAAGTTCCGCCGCATACGCACGCGATTCTTGCGCTCGACGATGAGCGGGAGATTCGGTTTGTCGATCCTCGCCGCTTCGGGCGGTTGGCTGTGATTGCGCCGCAGACGACGTATGCAGGGACGGGGCAGGAACCTCTGACGATTGGTTTAGAAGACTTTATCGCGCTCTTCAGAAGCCGCAAGACGCCGATCAAAGCGGCTTTGCTGAATCAATCGCTGCTGCATGGTGTCGGGAATATCTATGCAGATGAGAGTTTGTTTCGCGCGGGCATTCGGCCGAAGCGCCAGGCCGGGCGGCTGACGCGGGCGGAACTCGCTCGGCTGCACACAGCGTTGAAGGACGTTCTAAAGCATGCGATTCAGCTGGGGGGATCTTCGGTGTCGGATTACGTCGATGCCGATGGGGTGCGCGGCTTCTTTCAGTTGGAGCACAAGGTGTATATGCGGACGGGGCAGCCGTGCCTGGTCTGCGAGACGCCGATCAAGAAGATCACGGTAGGTGGGCGGTCAACGCACTTTTGTCCGGTGTGCCAGATCTAG
- a CDS encoding bactofilin family protein: protein MWKPNTPGAGPTTPSTPEPVRSAAKPASSFETTTSPRPSTGTPASSSAVPTAGDQATIGKSLMVKGELSGSESLYIDGRVEGAINLPGNRVTVGRNGQVAANIVAREIVVLGKVRGNCQASDRVDIRSEGSLTGDVIAARISIEDGAFFKGGIDIRKPGPNDAAPVAAGSESIVLEPTT from the coding sequence ATGTGGAAACCGAATACTCCTGGCGCAGGCCCAACCACTCCTTCTACTCCCGAGCCAGTACGCTCCGCCGCCAAGCCGGCCTCCAGCTTTGAAACCACCACCTCGCCGCGTCCCTCGACCGGCACCCCTGCCTCGTCTTCCGCAGTCCCCACCGCGGGCGACCAGGCGACGATCGGCAAGTCGCTGATGGTCAAGGGCGAGCTCTCCGGTTCCGAGTCCCTTTACATCGATGGCCGCGTCGAAGGCGCGATCAATCTTCCTGGAAACCGCGTCACCGTTGGCCGCAACGGCCAGGTGGCGGCGAATATCGTTGCGCGCGAGATTGTCGTTCTCGGCAAGGTCCGCGGCAACTGCCAGGCTTCCGACCGTGTGGACATCCGCAGCGAAGGTTCGCTCACGGGCGATGTGATCGCGGCGCGGATCAGCATCGAGGATGGCGCGTTCTTCAAGGGCGGGATCGATATCCGCAAGCCTGGGCCGAATGATGCGGCTCCGGTGGCCGCTGGTTCGGAGTCGATTGTTCTTGAACCGACGACGTAG
- a CDS encoding thiamine phosphate synthase has product MIRYAISDRSQYPGDEQDRRAALVQQAERLSKAGVDFYQIREKDLGGSELILLLEAVLAAARGVGKMKVLLNGSEEDARAAGADGVHLSSDRAGETITSGLVVSVACHSLEDVRRANANLRHFALFSPIFGKDSQDGVGLDALRSAAEIGEMSVLALGDVNEANAQACLGAGAAGIAGIRMFL; this is encoded by the coding sequence ATGATTCGCTATGCCATCTCAGACCGTTCGCAGTACCCGGGAGACGAGCAGGACCGGCGCGCAGCACTCGTGCAGCAGGCAGAACGTCTCTCCAAAGCGGGCGTGGACTTCTACCAGATCCGCGAAAAAGACCTCGGCGGTTCCGAGTTGATCTTGCTCCTGGAAGCCGTCCTGGCCGCTGCACGGGGCGTAGGGAAGATGAAAGTCCTTCTCAACGGCTCGGAAGAAGACGCCCGCGCTGCAGGAGCGGATGGCGTACATCTCTCCTCCGACCGCGCAGGCGAGACCATAACAAGCGGCCTGGTGGTGAGCGTCGCCTGCCACTCACTCGAAGACGTTCGCAGGGCCAATGCAAACTTGCGGCACTTCGCGCTCTTCAGCCCGATCTTCGGAAAAGACTCTCAGGACGGTGTCGGGCTGGATGCTCTCCGCAGCGCGGCCGAGATCGGAGAGATGTCGGTTCTCGCCCTGGGAGACGTCAACGAAGCCAATGCGCAGGCGTGTCTTGGCGCAGGTGCAGCGGGTATCGCCGGCATCCGGATGTTTTTATAG
- a CDS encoding acyltransferase family protein, whose amino-acid sequence MPLDSPGATRGHKHYPALDGLRGVAILLVFMYHYSPHRGTGWLVYLPSGSWIGVDIFFVLSGFLITGILYDTKGSEHFLRNFYVRRALRLFPIYAIFIAVVLLITRGPVGHSWLLTLTYLLYGSNIIRFFLPDFTSIGMIEVGHLWSLAVEEQFYMLWPWIVILLASRRRILTASLYGCAGALLLRLVLAHIPFPNYEFLYLELPTRADALLSGAALAMLVRDKQWMDRLSMAYVRLIGITAVLIFVAMCLSIHSFSWKIAPVNTWGLSLVALASACTLLLSLQPGSWTNHVFSHRTLRFFGKYSYGLYLLHYTPAHYLKRYFYPHLASHIHSEMATGILYFFLILAASTGLAVLSFRLIEAPFLRLKSKFEMARR is encoded by the coding sequence ATGCCCTTAGACAGTCCAGGAGCTACCCGTGGCCATAAGCACTACCCGGCGCTTGACGGGCTTCGGGGCGTGGCCATTCTTCTTGTCTTCATGTACCACTACTCCCCGCATCGAGGAACCGGGTGGCTTGTGTATCTTCCCAGTGGAAGCTGGATTGGCGTCGATATCTTCTTCGTACTCTCAGGTTTCCTCATCACGGGCATTCTGTATGACACGAAGGGCTCTGAACACTTCCTTCGGAATTTTTACGTTCGCAGGGCTCTGCGACTCTTTCCCATCTATGCGATCTTCATCGCCGTGGTGCTGCTGATTACCAGGGGCCCCGTAGGACACTCCTGGCTCCTTACGCTGACCTACCTGCTCTACGGTTCAAATATCATTCGCTTCTTCCTGCCGGATTTCACTTCGATCGGGATGATCGAAGTGGGCCACCTGTGGTCTCTGGCGGTGGAAGAGCAGTTCTATATGCTCTGGCCCTGGATCGTGATCCTTCTCGCCAGTCGCCGACGGATCCTGACCGCAAGCCTCTACGGCTGTGCGGGAGCGTTGCTTCTGCGTCTGGTGTTGGCACACATTCCATTTCCGAACTATGAGTTTCTCTACCTCGAACTACCGACAAGAGCCGATGCGCTTCTCTCAGGAGCAGCGCTCGCTATGCTGGTTCGGGATAAGCAGTGGATGGACAGGCTATCCATGGCTTACGTCCGGCTGATTGGAATCACTGCAGTACTCATTTTTGTTGCAATGTGCCTTTCTATTCACTCGTTTTCCTGGAAAATTGCGCCGGTCAACACCTGGGGTTTGTCACTGGTCGCGTTGGCGTCAGCGTGTACTCTGCTGCTCTCGCTGCAACCAGGATCGTGGACAAACCACGTTTTCTCCCATCGGACATTACGCTTCTTCGGAAAATACAGTTATGGGCTGTATCTGTTGCATTACACTCCGGCGCATTACCTGAAGCGTTATTTCTATCCCCACCTGGCGAGCCATATCCACTCGGAGATGGCAACAGGCATCCTTTATTTCTTCCTGATTCTGGCCGCAAGCACGGGTCTGGCAGTACTGAGCTTCCGCTTGATTGAGGCGCCCTTTCTACGACTGAAATCAAAGTTTGAAATGGCCCGTCGCTGA